A genome region from Clostridium sp. JN-9 includes the following:
- a CDS encoding PTS sugar transporter subunit IIB: MGKQKVVLVACGTGIATSTVVAKKVDDLIKENNLNARVIQCKMSEVSGYEDEADLLVTTTIPSRNYKIPIIKAINYLTNVNTGKIDKEIIEALKG; the protein is encoded by the coding sequence ATGGGGAAGCAAAAAGTAGTGTTAGTTGCTTGTGGCACAGGAATAGCAACTTCAACAGTAGTTGCTAAAAAAGTAGACGACTTGATAAAAGAAAACAATTTAAATGCACGAGTTATCCAGTGTAAGATGTCAGAAGTTTCTGGATATGAGGATGAGGCGGATCTGTTAGTCACAACTACAATTCCGTCAAGAAACTACAAAATTCCTATAATAAAAGCAATAAATTACTTAACAAATGTTAATACTGGTAAGATTGACAAGGAAATTATAGAAGCATTAAAAGGTTAA
- a CDS encoding PTS transporter subunit IIC: MLLKIVQYILNLGPTVILPLTITIIGIIFGLGFKKSFKSGLTIGIGFLGINLVVGLLTSNLGTATHEMVTRYGLHLNVLDVGWPAAAAISWASPIAAIMIPIAMLVNLGLLLLKFTDVVDIDIWNYWHFTAAGATVYALTSGNWLMAILAGVIYEIAVLKIADWTAPMVQNFFGLDGVSLPTGSTAAYGLIGIPIAKVVGKIPGIKNLKADPESIQKKFGIFGEPMMMGLILGMLIGLLAGYDIGKMLQLGIAMGGVMFLMPRMVKILMEGLIPISDGVREFLQKRNLGKGRNLTIGLDAAVSVGHPAVIATALVLVPITLFLSVILPGNQVLPFGDLTTICFYVSFIVASTNGNIVHSVITGTIVMALALLMATNIAPFHTEIAKMAQFTMPKGTTMISSLDLGGNFLNWIVIKIFQLFTGTL, from the coding sequence ATGTTACTAAAAATTGTTCAATATATATTAAATTTAGGACCTACGGTAATTTTACCGCTAACTATTACTATAATAGGCATAATATTTGGATTAGGGTTTAAAAAGTCATTTAAATCAGGACTTACAATTGGTATTGGTTTTCTTGGCATTAACCTGGTAGTTGGATTACTTACTAGTAATCTAGGAACAGCAACTCATGAGATGGTTACAAGGTATGGGTTGCATTTAAATGTACTTGATGTAGGCTGGCCTGCAGCAGCAGCAATTAGCTGGGCCTCACCAATTGCAGCAATAATGATACCAATAGCTATGCTGGTAAACCTTGGGTTGTTACTGTTAAAATTCACAGATGTAGTAGACATAGATATATGGAATTATTGGCATTTTACTGCAGCAGGTGCAACAGTTTATGCGCTGACTAGTGGAAATTGGCTTATGGCTATATTAGCAGGTGTTATATATGAAATTGCTGTACTTAAAATTGCAGACTGGACAGCCCCTATGGTACAAAACTTTTTCGGGCTTGACGGAGTATCGTTACCTACTGGATCCACAGCAGCATATGGTCTTATAGGAATTCCTATTGCAAAGGTAGTAGGCAAGATTCCAGGAATAAAAAATTTAAAAGCAGATCCAGAAAGTATTCAAAAAAAGTTTGGCATTTTTGGAGAGCCAATGATGATGGGCTTAATTTTAGGTATGCTTATAGGACTTTTAGCTGGATATGACATAGGTAAGATGCTACAACTTGGTATAGCTATGGGCGGTGTTATGTTCTTAATGCCACGTATGGTTAAAATATTAATGGAAGGCTTAATTCCAATTTCAGATGGAGTTAGAGAATTCCTACAGAAGAGGAACTTAGGCAAGGGTAGGAATTTAACAATAGGACTAGATGCAGCTGTTTCAGTTGGACACCCAGCAGTAATAGCAACAGCTTTAGTATTAGTTCCTATAACACTTTTCTTATCAGTGATACTACCTGGTAACCAGGTTCTACCATTTGGAGATTTAACTACAATATGCTTCTATGTTTCATTCATAGTTGCCTCTACTAACGGTAATATAGTTCATTCAGTTATAACAGGTACTATTGTTATGGCACTTGCATTATTAATGGCAACAAATATTGCACCATTCCATACTGAAATTGCAAAAATGGCTCAATTTACAATGCCAAAAGGTACAACTATGATATCAAGCTTAGACTTGGGTGGTAACTTCTTGAATTGGATAGTAATTAAGATATTCCAATTATTTACAGGTACACTATAA
- a CDS encoding galactitol-1-phosphate 5-dehydrogenase: MKAGVLYKTGDIQYSDFNDPVCDDDSVIVKVKACGICGSDPPRILNHWKYPVPAIAGHEFSGTILEKGKNVTGFDINERVTAAPFIPCNKCRYCKSGIYSMCDNYGMIGSKEYGAFAEYVKVPAGNLVKIYDMDFEDGAMIEPLAVAAHALIGIEPQLGDTVAVMGAGIIGQLTINWLKVAGITNIIAVDISDKKLEISKELGAKFCINPLHSDLVKSIMDITENNGVDISMECAGSKITEEQCLLITRKKGKVAYIGIAHSDVLLKENAFEGIFRKELTLKGYFNSYSAPFPGREWQMSVDYVRSGKIVLRNLVSHRFKLSQIKEAFDMIGLKKEEYNKILIMP; the protein is encoded by the coding sequence ATGAAAGCTGGAGTTTTATATAAAACAGGAGATATTCAATATTCTGATTTTAATGACCCAGTGTGCGATGATGATTCAGTTATTGTAAAAGTAAAAGCATGTGGAATTTGCGGGTCAGATCCTCCAAGAATTTTAAATCATTGGAAATATCCTGTCCCAGCTATTGCAGGACACGAATTTTCAGGGACAATTTTGGAGAAAGGTAAAAATGTAACTGGATTTGATATTAATGAAAGAGTTACTGCAGCACCCTTTATCCCATGTAATAAATGCCGTTATTGTAAGTCAGGAATTTATTCTATGTGCGACAATTATGGAATGATTGGATCAAAAGAATATGGTGCATTTGCAGAATATGTTAAGGTACCTGCTGGGAACCTGGTAAAAATATATGATATGGATTTTGAAGATGGAGCTATGATAGAACCATTAGCAGTTGCTGCACATGCTTTAATAGGAATAGAGCCTCAGCTAGGGGATACTGTAGCAGTTATGGGTGCCGGAATTATTGGTCAGTTAACTATAAACTGGCTAAAGGTTGCAGGGATAACAAATATTATTGCAGTTGATATTTCAGATAAAAAATTAGAAATTTCTAAAGAATTAGGAGCTAAATTCTGCATTAATCCTCTTCATTCTGATTTAGTAAAAAGTATCATGGATATAACAGAAAATAATGGAGTAGATATTTCCATGGAGTGTGCAGGATCAAAAATTACTGAAGAACAATGTCTCCTTATTACAAGGAAAAAAGGTAAAGTTGCATATATTGGAATAGCTCACTCTGATGTTCTCTTAAAGGAAAATGCTTTTGAGGGTATTTTCAGAAAAGAGTTAACATTAAAAGGTTACTTTAATTCATATTCAGCACCCTTCCCTGGAAGGGAGTGGCAAATGAGTGTGGATTATGTAAGATCAGGCAAAATAGTACTGAGGAATTTAGTATCACATAGATTTAAACTAAGTCAAATTAAAGAGGCATTTGATATGATTGGGTTAAAAAAAGAAGAATATAATAAAATATTAATTATGCCATAG
- a CDS encoding zinc-binding dehydrogenase, with translation MEALAKLEKGYNHMKLINIKEPEYNDDQVKIKVKYTGICGSDIHTFKGEYKNPTVPVVLGHEFSGEVVAVGKNVEGIKVGDYVTSETTYSICGTCEYCKTGDYNLCPSRKGLGTQVNGSFAEYVVARGKSVHVLPKEVDLLSAALTEPLACTVHAAMEKVKVNDNEKVLVFGPGPIGLMTAQVAKANGAFVIIAGIDKDSNRLEVAKKIGIDEAINLQQENLEEAVNKLTNGYGVDKVFECSGSIQALNSGLNLLRKKGALVQIGLFAKSLNELNEEKVIQKEITYIGSRSQKPSSWDKALRLMAEHKVDVKCLVSDIYKLNDWEKAFDKVMKGEGIKVVIES, from the coding sequence ATGGAGGCACTAGCAAAGCTGGAAAAAGGATATAACCATATGAAACTGATAAATATTAAGGAGCCTGAATATAATGATGATCAGGTTAAAATTAAAGTAAAATATACAGGCATTTGTGGATCAGATATACACACTTTTAAAGGTGAATATAAAAATCCTACTGTGCCTGTGGTATTAGGACATGAATTTTCAGGTGAAGTAGTTGCAGTAGGAAAAAACGTTGAAGGAATCAAAGTTGGTGATTATGTCACTAGTGAAACAACCTACTCCATTTGCGGAACATGTGAATATTGTAAAACTGGAGATTATAATCTATGTCCATCCAGAAAAGGATTAGGAACTCAGGTTAATGGCAGTTTTGCCGAATATGTTGTTGCCAGAGGCAAAAGTGTTCATGTACTTCCTAAGGAGGTAGATCTTTTATCTGCAGCACTAACAGAACCATTGGCATGTACTGTACATGCAGCAATGGAGAAGGTCAAAGTAAATGATAATGAAAAAGTATTAGTTTTCGGGCCTGGCCCCATAGGATTAATGACAGCACAGGTTGCAAAGGCCAATGGCGCATTTGTAATAATTGCAGGAATAGATAAAGATTCAAATAGGTTAGAAGTTGCTAAAAAAATAGGTATTGATGAAGCTATAAATTTACAGCAGGAAAACCTGGAAGAAGCAGTAAATAAGCTGACAAATGGCTATGGAGTGGATAAAGTTTTTGAATGCTCTGGATCAATACAAGCCTTAAACAGTGGTTTGAATTTACTAAGGAAAAAAGGTGCTCTTGTTCAGATAGGCTTATTTGCTAAATCTTTAAATGAATTAAATGAAGAAAAAGTAATTCAAAAGGAGATTACCTATATAGGAAGCAGAAGTCAAAAGCCAAGTTCTTGGGATAAAGCACTTAGATTAATGGCTGAGCATAAAGTTGATGTAAAATGCTTAGTTTCAGATATATATAAACTAAATGATTGGGAAAAGGCCTTTGATAAGGTTATGAAGGGTGAAGGAATAAAAGTAGTAATAGAATCTTAA
- a CDS encoding transketolase produces the protein MEDKELMDIARKVRIDIIEMLSESKSGHPGGSLSCADILTVLYFDKMYVDIYEQKNDDRDRLVLSKGHAAPALYAVLAERGFFDKKELKTLRKYGSILQGHPDMNSTPGIDMTTGSLGQGLSAANGIAIAGKLNKKEYTVYAILGDGELEEGQVWEAVMTAAHYKLDNLIVFIDNNGLQIDGTNKEVMNIYPIDEKFKAFNWNVIKIDGHDIEQIKNAIDQGKKIKGKPTVIIAKTIKGKGVSFMENQVQWHGVAPNKEQEEEALKELMGGAQ, from the coding sequence GTGGAAGATAAGGAATTAATGGATATTGCAAGAAAGGTTAGGATAGATATTATTGAAATGCTTAGTGAATCAAAATCAGGTCATCCAGGAGGATCATTATCTTGTGCAGATATTTTAACAGTATTATATTTTGACAAGATGTATGTGGATATTTATGAGCAAAAAAATGATGACAGAGATAGGCTTGTTCTGTCAAAAGGTCATGCAGCTCCAGCACTCTATGCGGTGCTTGCTGAAAGAGGCTTTTTTGATAAGAAGGAATTAAAAACATTAAGAAAGTATGGCTCAATTCTTCAGGGACACCCAGACATGAACTCTACACCTGGCATAGACATGACAACTGGATCATTAGGACAAGGACTCTCAGCTGCCAATGGTATTGCAATTGCTGGAAAACTTAACAAAAAGGAGTACACTGTTTATGCTATTTTAGGAGATGGCGAACTGGAAGAAGGACAGGTTTGGGAAGCAGTAATGACAGCAGCACATTATAAACTAGATAATTTAATAGTTTTTATAGACAATAATGGATTACAAATTGATGGCACAAATAAAGAGGTTATGAATATTTATCCAATTGATGAAAAGTTTAAAGCCTTTAACTGGAATGTAATAAAAATAGATGGTCATGATATTGAACAAATTAAAAATGCAATAGATCAGGGAAAAAAGATAAAAGGGAAACCTACAGTTATTATAGCAAAGACCATTAAGGGTAAAGGGGTTTCGTTTATGGAAAATCAAGTTCAATGGCATGGTGTAGCACCAAATAAAGAACAAGAAGAAGAGGCATTAAAAGAACTTATGGGAGGTGCTCAGTAA
- a CDS encoding transketolase family protein, which produces MKIATRQAYGEALAELAKTNENVVVLDADLGKSTKTYEFKKVCPERYFDMGISEQDMIGTAAGLAASGKIPFASTFAMFAAGRAFEQIRNSVAYPRLDVKIAATHAGLTVGEDGATHQAIEDISLMRSIPNMVVISPSDAVEAKQVIFEAVKYDGPMYIRLGRYPVPVIHDDKFEFKIGKGEVLRDGKDATIIATGIMVSVALEAAEKLKYENIEASVINIATIKPIDRELIVKYAKQTEKIVTAEEHSIIGGLGSAVAEVLSVEYPTKMKMVGVEDKFGHSGTPEELLKNYNLTSESIIKAVKSLN; this is translated from the coding sequence ATGAAAATTGCAACAAGACAGGCATATGGTGAAGCATTGGCTGAATTAGCAAAAACAAATGAAAATGTAGTAGTTTTAGATGCTGATTTAGGAAAGTCAACAAAGACATATGAATTTAAAAAAGTTTGTCCTGAAAGATATTTTGATATGGGAATTTCAGAACAGGATATGATTGGAACTGCAGCAGGTTTGGCTGCCAGCGGTAAAATTCCTTTTGCCAGCACATTTGCTATGTTTGCAGCAGGAAGAGCATTTGAACAGATAAGAAATTCAGTTGCTTATCCAAGATTAGATGTAAAAATTGCCGCAACCCATGCAGGTTTAACTGTAGGAGAGGATGGCGCCACACATCAGGCTATAGAAGATATTTCCTTAATGAGAAGTATACCTAATATGGTGGTAATAAGTCCATCTGATGCTGTAGAGGCAAAACAAGTGATTTTTGAGGCAGTAAAGTATGATGGACCTATGTATATAAGACTCGGCAGATATCCAGTGCCTGTAATTCATGATGATAAATTTGAATTTAAAATTGGTAAAGGTGAAGTTTTGAGAGATGGCAAAGATGCTACAATAATTGCAACTGGAATAATGGTAAGTGTAGCACTTGAAGCTGCAGAAAAGTTAAAATATGAAAATATAGAAGCATCAGTAATTAATATAGCCACAATAAAACCTATTGACAGAGAGCTTATAGTAAAGTATGCAAAACAGACCGAAAAAATTGTTACAGCGGAAGAACACAGTATTATTGGAGGATTGGGATCCGCTGTGGCAGAAGTGCTTTCCGTAGAGTATCCTACGAAGATGAAAATGGTTGGAGTAGAAGATAAATTTGGTCATTCAGGCACTCCTGAAGAACTTCTAAAAAATTATAATTTAACATCTGAAAGTATAATAAAAGCTGTAAAAAGCTTAAATTAG
- the fsa gene encoding fructose-6-phosphate aldolase: protein MKFFIDTANVDEIRKASKLGIISGVTTNPSLIAKEGRDFKEVVKEIATIVDGPISAEVISDDAENMIKEARELSKIHKNIVVKIPMTSNGLEAVNVLSKENINTNVTLVFSAAQALLAVAAGATYVSPFVGRLDDIGFDGINLISEIAEIFKIYGVKTEIITASVRGPMHVLRAAKQGADIATVPYKVFMQMIKHPLTDIGIERFKKDWEQADLKL from the coding sequence ATGAAATTTTTTATTGATACAGCTAATGTTGATGAAATCAGGAAAGCCAGCAAATTGGGGATTATTTCTGGAGTAACTACAAATCCATCCCTTATAGCTAAGGAAGGCAGAGATTTTAAAGAAGTGGTAAAGGAAATCGCCACAATAGTGGATGGACCAATAAGTGCAGAAGTGATTAGTGACGATGCTGAGAATATGATTAAAGAAGCTCGAGAATTATCAAAGATTCATAAAAACATAGTTGTGAAGATTCCCATGACAAGTAACGGCTTGGAAGCAGTTAATGTACTTTCAAAGGAAAATATTAATACAAACGTAACTTTGGTTTTTTCTGCAGCTCAGGCTCTACTGGCCGTTGCTGCTGGAGCTACTTATGTAAGCCCGTTTGTAGGAAGATTGGATGACATAGGATTTGATGGAATAAATCTTATTTCAGAAATTGCAGAAATCTTTAAAATATATGGAGTTAAGACAGAAATTATCACTGCCAGTGTTAGGGGACCAATGCATGTACTTAGAGCTGCAAAACAAGGTGCAGATATAGCAACGGTACCTTATAAGGTATTTATGCAGATGATAAAACATCCTTTAACAGATATAGGCATTGAGAGATTTAAAAAAGACTGGGAGCAGGCTGATTTAAAATTGTAA
- the rpe gene encoding ribulose-phosphate 3-epimerase has protein sequence MNVLINPSILSADFNNLQSDLSLLEQSGIKSIHIDVMDGNFVPNITFGSEQIKQLRRITKMKFDVHLMVHEPIRFIKDFVDAGADSITVHCEACKHIYRTLEEIKKYVNAGVALNPATPLSNIEYLTNIADKILIMTVNPGFGGQKYIDCMESKIVQLNNLIKEKSSSAIIQVDGGINENNIQRLIGLGVKDIVMGSAVFKNRNILDNLKKFKIYI, from the coding sequence ATGAATGTATTAATAAATCCTTCTATTTTGTCAGCTGATTTTAATAATCTACAGTCTGATTTAAGCTTGCTGGAACAATCAGGAATAAAATCTATTCACATTGATGTTATGGATGGTAATTTTGTTCCAAACATTACATTTGGCTCAGAACAGATAAAGCAATTGAGAAGAATTACTAAAATGAAATTTGATGTACACTTAATGGTACATGAGCCAATAAGATTTATTAAGGATTTTGTTGACGCAGGTGCTGATAGTATAACAGTTCACTGCGAAGCATGTAAACATATTTACAGAACTTTAGAAGAAATTAAAAAATATGTTAATGCTGGAGTAGCTCTTAATCCAGCTACCCCCTTAAGTAATATTGAATATCTGACAAATATAGCTGATAAAATTCTTATAATGACTGTAAATCCAGGCTTTGGGGGCCAAAAATATATCGATTGCATGGAATCCAAAATAGTTCAACTTAATAATTTAATTAAAGAAAAGTCATCATCTGCTATTATTCAGGTAGACGGTGGTATAAATGAAAATAACATACAAAGGCTAATTGGTCTGGGAGTAAAAGATATTGTTATGGGATCGGCAGTGTTCAAGAATAGGAACATATTAGATAATCTTAAAAAATTTAAAATTTATATTTAG
- the rpiB gene encoding ribose 5-phosphate isomerase B, producing the protein MMIAIGCDHGGFDLKGAIIQHLKEENIQYKDFGTYSTESVNFPEYALKVANAVASGQCESGVLCCGTGIGMSIMANKVNGIRAAVVDNAYSARYTKMHNNANIICMGERVIGKGLAVMLFDEWYKAKYEGGRHEVRLNMIKEYEESR; encoded by the coding sequence ATAATGATTGCAATTGGATGTGACCATGGTGGATTTGATTTAAAGGGAGCCATTATTCAACATTTAAAAGAAGAAAACATTCAATACAAAGATTTTGGTACCTATTCAACTGAAAGTGTAAATTTTCCAGAATATGCACTAAAAGTTGCAAATGCTGTTGCTTCAGGTCAGTGTGAATCGGGAGTACTTTGCTGTGGTACAGGTATAGGAATGTCAATAATGGCTAACAAGGTAAATGGTATTAGGGCTGCTGTGGTAGATAATGCCTATTCGGCTAGATATACAAAGATGCATAACAATGCAAATATTATATGTATGGGTGAAAGAGTAATAGGCAAGGGATTGGCTGTAATGTTGTTTGACGAATGGTACAAGGCTAAGTATGAAGGTGGAAGGCATGAAGTAAGATTAAATATGATAAAAGAATATGAAGAAAGCAGATAA
- a CDS encoding response regulator transcription factor has protein sequence MDEYKILIIEDEKQMAMFLKMELNHEGYIAHVENNGIDGLKQIENGSYNLILLDLMLPGIDGIEICRRVRKFSDVPIIMITARGEISDKVKGLDTGADDYLTKPFAIEELLARIRAFKRRISTEKDSNELRSYDLIMNRVSRQVTRGNHIIELTKKEYDLLETLLINKNVVLSREQLIEAVWGYDYTGDTNVVDVFIRYVRSKIDDGFENKIITTVRGVGYVIKGDTHEIKEY, from the coding sequence ATGGATGAATACAAAATACTTATTATAGAGGATGAAAAACAAATGGCTATGTTCCTTAAAATGGAACTTAACCATGAAGGATACATAGCTCATGTTGAGAATAATGGTATAGATGGATTAAAGCAGATAGAGAATGGAAGCTATAATCTGATACTTCTTGATCTGATGCTGCCTGGAATAGATGGCATTGAAATCTGCAGAAGGGTAAGAAAGTTTTCGGATGTACCAATAATTATGATTACTGCAAGGGGAGAAATATCAGACAAGGTAAAGGGATTAGATACGGGGGCAGATGATTATTTAACAAAACCCTTTGCAATTGAAGAACTGCTGGCCAGAATTCGTGCTTTTAAAAGAAGAATCAGCACAGAAAAAGACAGTAATGAACTTAGGTCTTATGATCTTATAATGAACAGAGTAAGCCGTCAGGTAACGAGAGGAAACCATATAATTGAATTAACTAAGAAAGAATATGACCTTTTAGAAACTCTTTTAATTAATAAAAATGTTGTACTTTCAAGGGAGCAGTTAATAGAAGCGGTATGGGGATATGACTATACTGGAGATACTAATGTGGTAGATGTATTCATAAGATATGTACGCAGTAAAATTGATGATGGCTTTGAAAATAAAATAATAACTACAGTAAGAGGCGTTGGATACGTAATAAAGGGTGATACACATGAGATTAAAGAGTATTAG
- a CDS encoding ATP-binding protein, translated as MRLKSIRSAKISVKLTMIYAFIFSMVLLLLSASILYGIKYYLNITAVKQVEDVKTMILNNNTLINGNADLTQRKILQDIPTKEEMFIRIYDKNGNVINSSDNFNYKISISQPYNKVIHLEDDEKHIKYINVKVPNIQYGNVYIQIVKDMNSEYTFLKILFAFMAAGDLIGIISSVIFGYIVSKRMLMPIDCITKTADNISAKNLKERIEMNGPDDELKRLAHTFNKMIDRLQDAFDKQTQFVSDASHELRTPIAVIQGYANLLDRWGKDDKDALEKSIYAIKLETNNMANLVEKLLFLAKGDSGTKRIEKKEFYLNKLINEVVEESRLIADNRFITNNRNDTVKIFADYEMIKQMLRIFIDNSIKFTDKGGNIDISSISDNGLIKIIISDTGIGIPKNEISNIFNRFYTVDKSRSKEKTGTGLGLSIAKWIADVHEGTISVESEEGKGTKITVILKNYC; from the coding sequence ATGAGATTAAAGAGTATTAGAAGTGCCAAAATTTCTGTTAAATTAACTATGATTTATGCTTTTATATTTTCAATGGTGCTGCTTTTATTAAGTGCATCTATTTTATATGGAATTAAATATTATTTAAATATAACTGCAGTAAAACAGGTTGAGGACGTTAAAACTATGATATTAAATAATAATACATTGATAAATGGAAATGCTGATTTAACACAAAGAAAGATATTGCAGGATATTCCAACTAAAGAGGAAATGTTTATAAGGATATATGATAAGAATGGCAATGTTATTAATTCTTCCGATAATTTTAACTATAAAATCAGTATCAGCCAGCCCTATAATAAAGTAATTCATTTAGAAGATGATGAAAAACATATCAAATATATAAATGTAAAAGTTCCAAATATTCAATATGGAAATGTTTATATTCAAATAGTTAAAGATATGAACAGTGAATATACATTCTTAAAAATATTATTTGCATTTATGGCAGCAGGTGATTTAATCGGCATAATATCTTCTGTTATTTTTGGGTATATAGTAAGTAAAAGAATGTTAATGCCTATTGATTGTATTACAAAAACTGCAGATAATATCAGTGCAAAAAATTTAAAAGAGAGAATAGAAATGAATGGACCTGATGATGAACTTAAAAGGCTTGCCCATACTTTTAACAAAATGATAGACAGACTTCAGGATGCCTTTGATAAACAAACTCAGTTTGTATCTGATGCCTCTCATGAACTTAGGACTCCAATAGCTGTTATTCAGGGATATGCAAATTTATTGGACAGATGGGGAAAGGATGATAAAGATGCATTAGAAAAATCAATTTATGCTATTAAATTAGAAACTAATAATATGGCTAATTTAGTGGAAAAGCTGCTTTTTTTAGCTAAAGGTGACAGTGGTACTAAAAGGATAGAAAAAAAGGAATTTTATTTAAACAAATTAATAAATGAAGTGGTGGAAGAAAGTAGGCTTATAGCTGATAATCGTTTTATAACAAATAACAGAAATGATACTGTAAAAATATTTGCAGATTATGAAATGATAAAGCAGATGCTGAGAATTTTTATAGATAACAGTATAAAATTCACAGACAAAGGGGGAAATATAGATATAAGCTCTATTTCTGATAATGGCTTAATAAAAATTATAATTAGTGATACAGGTATTGGAATACCGAAAAATGAAATATCAAATATATTTAACAGATTTTATACAGTGGATAAATCAAGGTCAAAGGAGAAAACCGGAACAGGATTAGGGTTGTCTATTGCCAAATGGATTGCTGATGTTCATGAAGGAACAATAAGCGTAGAAAGTGAAGAAGGAAAGGGAACAAAAATTACTGTTATTTTAAAAAACTATTGCTAA
- the hydG gene encoding [FeFe] hydrogenase H-cluster radical SAM maturase HydG has protein sequence MEKQKADFINEEEIEHFLQIGREKAKDTEYVLKIIERARDAKGLSIDEVATLLNVEDDSVLEQLYKVSREIKEKIYGNRIVMFAPLYISDYCVNDCVYCGYKCSNKENRKKLTKEQLIREVEIIEDSGHKRIVLEAGEDPVNCPIDYVTDCMKTIYQVKKRNGSIRRINVNIAATTVENYKKLKQAGIGTYTLFQETYHRETYKKMHPRGPKHDYDYHTTAMDRAMKGGIDDVGIGVLYGLYDYKFETVAMFMFVKHLDDTFGVGPHTISVPRIRPALGVDRKSLPYLVDDHDFKKLVGVIRLAVPYTGMIISTREEPKFREEIISIGISQVSAGSAVGVGSYDERTHHEEQSPQFILDDTRTPIEVLKGLCKDGFLPSYCTACYRQGRTGERFMALAKTGNIHNCCLPNAIMTFQEFLIDYADDELKEMGEKVIKENFKNIESEKIKEETLRRLDRIKAGERDLYF, from the coding sequence ATGGAAAAACAAAAGGCTGATTTTATTAATGAAGAAGAAATTGAACATTTTCTTCAGATTGGAAGGGAAAAAGCAAAGGATACTGAATATGTATTGAAGATTATTGAAAGAGCAAGAGATGCTAAAGGATTAAGTATTGATGAAGTTGCAACTCTGCTTAATGTTGAGGATGACTCTGTATTAGAGCAGCTTTACAAAGTATCCAGAGAAATCAAAGAGAAGATATATGGCAATAGAATAGTAATGTTTGCACCATTATACATAAGTGACTATTGCGTAAATGATTGTGTTTACTGCGGCTACAAATGTTCAAATAAAGAAAATAGAAAGAAATTAACCAAAGAGCAGCTAATTAGAGAGGTAGAGATTATTGAGGATTCCGGTCATAAGAGAATTGTGCTGGAAGCAGGAGAAGATCCTGTTAACTGCCCTATAGACTATGTTACAGATTGTATGAAAACAATATACCAAGTTAAAAAGAGAAATGGTTCAATAAGAAGGATTAATGTAAATATTGCTGCTACCACTGTAGAAAATTACAAAAAGTTAAAACAGGCAGGTATAGGTACCTATACTTTGTTTCAGGAAACATATCACAGAGAGACATATAAAAAAATGCATCCAAGAGGACCAAAACATGACTATGATTATCACACAACTGCCATGGATCGTGCAATGAAGGGCGGTATAGATGATGTTGGTATCGGTGTTCTTTATGGATTGTATGATTATAAATTTGAAACAGTGGCCATGTTTATGTTTGTAAAACATTTAGATGACACCTTTGGAGTAGGACCACATACTATTTCTGTACCTAGGATAAGACCGGCACTTGGAGTGGACAGAAAAAGCCTTCCTTACCTGGTTGATGATCATGATTTTAAAAAGTTAGTTGGAGTTATAAGGCTGGCAGTACCATATACGGGAATGATTATTTCTACAAGAGAGGAACCAAAGTTTAGAGAAGAAATAATATCAATTGGTATTTCCCAGGTAAGTGCAGGCTCTGCTGTAGGGGTTGGGAGCTATGATGAAAGAACTCACCATGAGGAACAATCGCCTCAATTCATATTAGATGATACAAGAACTCCAATTGAAGTATTAAAGGGCCTTTGTAAAGATGGATTTCTGCCTAGCTATTGTACTGCATGTTACCGTCAGGGAAGAACCGGTGAAAGATTTATGGCCCTTGCCAAAACTGGCAATATTCATAACTGCTGTCTTCCTAATGCCATTATGACTTTTCAGGAATTTCTCATAGACTATGCAGATGATGAGTTGAAGGAAATGGGAGAAAAGGTTATAAAAGAAAATTTTAAGAATATAGAATCTGAAAAAATAAAGGAAGAGACCCTGAGAAGATTAGATAGAATTAAGGCTGGAGAAAGAGATTTATATTTTTAA